In the Clostridium cellulovorans 743B genome, ATCTAATTGATAAAATTCCTCAATTCGAGATGTACCAATTTTATATTTTTTATTCTTGGAAACCCCTTTAAAGCACATTACAAAGTCATGTTGATTTTCTGGCGATACTTGAATATAAGAACTTTTATTTTTTAAGAAATTTCCTTGACTATCATATAAACCTAAATATTCAGATTGGATTAATGGTATTTTTCCTTCAGCTGTATAGAAAACTTTAAGAGTATCGTCTTCCCATTCAAATTTCTTGACCACTAGTTTTCCAAGTTCTCCTTGGGATAATTCTAATGGTAAGCTATTCATATCATATAGTCTTGGATTAGCTACAAAATCGTCATTACAACTAAATGGTAATAAGGTTAGTGATTTTATATCATCATGTAAAAATGCTTTAAAGTGGAGTTCACTACTAAGTTCATTACGAGAAGTGCTAGTTTCTCTTATCATATTACCTTTATCATCAAATAAAAAGAAGTAAAACTTAAAAAATTTAGTTATTTCTATTTCTATACTAGTTGATAAAGGGGAGGAATTTATGCGTTTAATAGTTAAAGGTTCTTTCCCTAGAGTAATGGTTTTATTTAGTTCATAAGTTTTTGTAGCTTTATGAACTTCTTCTTTATTTACCTGCATGTTAAACTTCCAGCTACCTTTTAACATATCTAGAGCTGAAATATCAAGATCCAAATAGAATATATCAGAAAGGTTACTTCTCATTATATTGAGATGTATTAATCCATCATATTGATTATCATTTATGAATTTTCCATTGCCAAAGTTGTCAGAAGGAATACTTTCTCCATCGACCTTAAAGGTTGCAAGGATGTCTCTAGGATATTGTATTAAATCAGTTAATTTATCATCACTGATAATTGAATATGCAATAAATAACTCATTATCATCACAGACAATTTCCTTTACAGTAAAAGTAACACCTTTATCGTAAGCTGATAAGTTAACATTGCTAGAGTACTTGGCATAATTAACATGATTGCCTCTTAAAGACTGATAAGTCTCGATTATTGATTTTTGTACCACAGAGGCAAAGGTAGAGTTATTTATAGAAAATGTCCCAATGGATATCAATAAAATCGCTGCTGTACCATAGTTAATTAATTTTTTCTTTTTAAATAGCTTTTTATCTATTCTTTGCTTTATCCTTTTTGAGGTGGTTTCGTCTAATTGAAAATCGTCGTAAATATTCTCATCTGTATCAGCATAATTTAATAATTCGTATATATCCTTTTCATCATGTTTAACTGAAGTTCTCATCTAATTACCTCCCATGATTTCGTTCCATTTATTTTTTATAGATTTTCTGCCACGAGTTAACCGATTGTCAACAGCACTTCTTCTTAGCTGAAGATCTTTAGCAATATCAATTATTTTTTGGTCTAAAAGATATCGTCTTATAAAAATTTTTTTATCGGTTTCTTCCATATCGCTGATTAGATTATAAACAGTGTTAAGGTCATTGTTTTGGATAATTATGTCCTCGGTACTCGTATCTCCATTAGTTATAGAATCTTCTAGTTCAACTATCTGAGGATTTTTAGTAGCTTTTCTTAGATAGTCTATTGCTTTATATTTGGAAACAGCTACAAGCCATTTATCAAAGGTAGTGATTTCAGAATTATATTTTGAAGCATTAATCCAAATGCCAACAAAAATATCACTAACGCATTCTTCTATATCCTCATGACTAGTGACGTCTCTTAAGACATTGATTACTATTTTATAGACTAGTCCAATATATTTTGAATAAATATAGTCCAAGGCTTTAGGGTTTCCTTTCTTTAGTTCAACTGCAAAATTATCTTCATTAATCTTCATTGTGTATACCTCCTGAAGAGCTCTTCAATAAATAAATACGAAATATATAGTGATTTCTATCAGATGAAGAAAAAAGTTTTTAATGGAACAAGATTACAAGGAGATTATACTATAAGTTAGAAGTTTTAATTTACATTTATCAAAATATATGGGAACTAGTCTCAATTTAAGATATAATAAAGCTATGTTGTATTATGATAATATTTGTAAAGCGGAGGGGATAGAATGAGTAACTTCACCTTTTTAAAAGAAAAATGGCCTATACTTGAAAACTTAGGTAGGTTAGCAGAAAGAAACCTCTATATAGATTCAAACACTACATTTATTAAATGTGGTATGTTTGGTGAAATTGTGGTTCAGTATATGTTCTCTATGGAAAAGATAGATTATACCTCAATAGCTGATGATAATAATCATAACAATAGAATTAAGTTGTTAAAAAAGGAAGATTTAATTCCAGAAGATATAGATAATATACTTCATATGCTTAGGATAAAAAGAAATAGTGCTGCTCATCAAGGGTACGAGGATGTGGAAAAAGCAAAAGTACAATTGGAGCTAACCTTTAAGTTGGCTGTTTGGTTTATGCAGACCTATGGAGATTGGGAATTTGAACCTAAAGAATTTGAAGAACCAAAAGAAAATGAATACGGTGAAAATATTATTGATATAGCAAAGGCATATGAGGAAAAATACAAAGCTTTAGAAGCTGAATTAAATATATTAAAAACACAAGAAAAGGACAAGGGACAATTAGAAAAGCGTAAAGAACAAGGAAAAAACGCTAGCAAGAAAATTGATTTAACTGAAGCTGAAACAAGAATAATAATAGATTCTCAGTTAAGAAGTGCTGGATGGGAAGTAGACACTATTAACCTTAGATATTCAAAAGGAACAAAACCACAAAAGGGAAAGAACTTGGCTATTTCAGAGTGGCCCACCTATTCAGAAGATAAAGGACATGGAGCTGTAGATTATGCTTTATTCATTGGGGAAAGGTTAGTTGGATTTATAGAAGCTAAAAAATTCTCTAAAGATGTGGCAGGGACTATTATTGAAGCTAAAACTTATGCCAAAGGAGTAAAGGAAGAACATACTGATTATGTAATTTCCAAGTGGAATGAATATAAGGTACCATTCTTATTTTCAGCTAATGGAAGGAAGTATATAAAAGAGATTGAAGACAAGAGTGGAGTACATTTCTTAGATTGTAGAGATAAAAAAAATAATCCAAAGGTGCTTCAAGGTTGGTATTCGCCAGAAAAGCTTGATGATATGCTTAATGAGAATATAGAAGAGGCAAATAAGAGTTTAGATGAACTAAGTTTTGAATTTTTGCAATCAGAAAATAGTATAGGACTTAGATACTATCAAGTGGATGCTATAAAAGCAGTTGAAAAAGCAATTATAGAAGGAAAAGAAACTGCCTTAATAACTATGGCTACGGGAACAGGAAAGACAAGAACTGTATTAGGCTTAATTTATAGATTGATTAAGACAAATAGATATAAAAGAATTCTTTTTTTAGTTGATAGAACTTCATTAGGTGACCAAGCTATGGACACCTTTAAGGAAGTAAAGCTAGAAGATTTAAAAACATTAAACCAAATCTATAATATTAACGGACTTGATGAAAAACTTATTGATAAAGAAACAAAAGTTCATATATCAACTATACAAGCTATGGTGAAGAGAATAATGTATAACGAAGAGGAAACTAATATACCAACTGTTGGAGATTACGATTGTGTAATAGTTGACGAAGCTCATAGAGGTTATACTTTAGATAAAGAAATGAGTGATTCAGAAGTCCAGTGGAGAGATAATAAGGATTTCCTAAGCAAGTATAAGAAGGTAATTGAATATTTTGATGCATTCAAGGTTGCCCTTACAGCGACTCCAGCACTTCATACCTCCATGATATTTGGAACCCCAGTATATAACTATAGTTACAGAGATGCCGTTATTGATGGATATCTTGTAGATCATGAACCACCGCATCTTATAGAAACTGAGCTTACTAGAGATGGAATTCACTATAAAAAGGGTGATAAGGTAGCTAAATATAATAAATTTACTGGTGAACTAATCAATGGAGCAGAACTTGAAGATGATGTAGAATTTGAAATAGATCAGTTTAATAAGAGAATTGTTGTTGAAGCGCATACAAGAGCTGCACTAGAAGAAGTGGCAAAATATATTGATCCAGAAAATGATGAAGGAAAAACTTTGATATTTGCAGCCAGTGATGCTCATGCAGATATGATAGTTAGAGTGCTAAAAGAAATTTTTAAAGAAACCGTTGGTGGCGTGGATGATAATTCTATCCTTAAGATAACAGGAGCTATAAAAGATGCAGACTTAGCTATTAAAAAGTTTAAAAATGAGACTTATCCGAAGGTGGTAGTTACTGTTGATTTATTATCTACAGGAATTGATGTACCTAAGATTGATAAAATCGTCTTTTTAAGAAGGATAAAATCAAGAATACTTTATGAACAAATGCTAGGCAGAGCAACTAGGTTATGTGATGATATTAATAAAACTCATTTTGAGATTTTTGACTGTGTGCGTTTATACGAAGCACTTAAAGATATGACTAATATGAAGCCGGTGGCAGCAAATCAAAATACAAGCTTTAAAATATTAAAAGAAACCTTAGAAAGAACAGATAGTAAAGAAGAAAAAGAACAGACAATAAAAAAGGTAATAGCAAAGCTTCAAAGAAAAAAGAAATTAATTGATGAAAATGAAAAGTTAATCTTTAAGAATCTTTGTAATAATAAAACTCCTGAAGAATTTATAAAGGACCTTAAAGAAGGGGATATTGAGGTTGCAACAAAAGCTATTATAAGAAATAATGCATTAATTGAATATTTAGATGAAAAGTATTCTAGTGATGAAATTATAATTATTTCAGACAAAAAAGATAAAGTTGTATCACATGCAAGAGGTTATGGAAAAGGCAAAAAGCCACAGGATTATATAAATGAATTTAAAAAGTACATTGAAGAAAATAAAAATACTATTCAAGCTTTAGAAGTTGTTTGTACAAGACCACAGGAATTAACAAAGGAATCTCTAAAGCAACTTAAAGCTATATTAGATAAGGACGGTTTTAATGAGGAATATTTAAAGACAGCTTGGAAAGACTTAAAAAATGAAGAAATAGTAGCGGATATCATTGCTTTTATAAGACAACAAGCTTTAGGCAGTCCATTAGAATCTAATGAGGAAAGAGTGAAGAGGGCAATTACAAAAATAAAGAAGGAATATAAATTAACAAAACCTCAAGAAAATTGGATTACTAGAATAGAGAAGGTAATGCTAAAAGAGGTAGTGATAGATAAAGAAACCTTAGACACTGGAAGCTTTAAAACTCAAGGTGGTGGATTTGACAGACTAAATGAAAAGCTGTTTAATAGTAATTTAGGAGATATAATAAAAAAAATAAAAACATATATGTTCGAAAGCATAGGCTAGATGTTGGAAGGTGAGATATGTTAAAAAAAATAGATGATAAAAAAAGTATTTTAGATAGTAAAAGGCCTCTAAAAAAAGAAGTTATAGATAATTTAAAGAAATATTTTGATGTAGAATTAACTTATAATTCTAATGCAATAGAAGGAAATACTTTAACTATAACTGAAACTAAAGTTATCTTAGAAGATGGAATTACTATAGGTAAAGGAAAGACCTTAAGAGAACATTTAGAGGTAATAAACCATAAGGAAGCAATAGATTATATTGAAGATATTGTAAAACAGAACATAGATATTTCCGAAAGAACCATTAAGGATTTACATTATATAATATTAAAAACTATAGATTCTAAAAGTGCTGGGCAATATAGAAATGCAAATGTTCTTATAAGTGGTAGTAATCATAGACCAGTAGAGCATTTCTTGGTTCCTGAGAAAATGAATGAGCTTGTTCAGTGGTATAATGATAATAAGGGAAAATTACATCCAATAGAACTAGCAGCAGAATTTCACTTTAGATATGTATACATTCACCCATTTATCGATGGCAATGGAAGAAGTGCAAGGCTTCTTATGAATTTGATTCTTATGAGAAGTGGTTATCCAATATCCGTTATTAACAATGAGGATAGAGATGAATATATGAAAGCTTTAGAAATAGCCAGTACAACAGGCGATAAAAAAGACTTTATAAACATTGTAGCTAAGGCTGTAGATAAAAGCTTAGATACGTATTTATATATTACTCAATAAGTAATTGCGCTAAATAACTAGTTATGATGGTGTGAAATAATTTATGGATACAAACAGCCGTAATGCTAAAACCTTTAAAGTTGGAGCTACGGCTGTACTAAGTTATGTAAAAGAATAGGAAACAGGAGAAAACAACAATGAATACACAAGAAATAGTAAGCAAACTTTGGAACCTTTGTAATGTACTAAGAGATGATGGGATAACTTATCATCAATATGTAACAGAATTAACGTATATCCTTTTCTTAAAGATGGCAAAAGAAACAGGTGCAGAAGATAAATTGCCTCAAGGCTATAAATGGGATGATTTAAAGACTAAGAGTGGAATAGAGTTAAAAACTTTCTATAAAGAATTATTAAATCATTTAGGAGAAGAAACTACAGGAATAGTACAACAAATATATCAAGGTTCAGCTACTAATATAGAAGAGCCAAAGAACTTAGAAAAAATAATCACAACTATAGATGGTCTAGATTGGTATTCTGCTAAGGAAGAAGGTCTTGGCAATCTTTATGAAGGCTTATTAGAAAAAAATGCGTCTGAAAAAAAATCAGGAGCAGGTCAATATTTTACCCCAAGAGTTTTAATAGATGTAATGGTTAAGTTAATAGATCCAAGACCAGGTGAAAAATGTAACGACCCAGCAGCTGGAACCTTTGGCTTTATGATTGGAGCGGATCATTATCTAAAAGAAAAAACGGATAATTATTTTGATTTAGATACAGATTTAGCAGAATTCCAAAGAACTAAAGCTTTTTCAGGCTGCGAATTAGTTCATGAAACCCATAGATTAGCCCTTATGAATGCTATGCTTCATGGTATAGAAGGTAATATAATCCTTGGAGACACCTTAACTAATGTAGGAAAGCAAATGAACCAGTTAGACGTGGTACTCTCGAAC is a window encoding:
- a CDS encoding DUF4179 domain-containing protein: MRTSVKHDEKDIYELLNYADTDENIYDDFQLDETTSKRIKQRIDKKLFKKKKLINYGTAAILLISIGTFSINNSTFASVVQKSIIETYQSLRGNHVNYAKYSSNVNLSAYDKGVTFTVKEIVCDDNELFIAYSIISDDKLTDLIQYPRDILATFKVDGESIPSDNFGNGKFINDNQYDGLIHLNIMRSNLSDIFYLDLDISALDMLKGSWKFNMQVNKEEVHKATKTYELNKTITLGKEPLTIKRINSSPLSTSIEIEITKFFKFYFFLFDDKGNMIRETSTSRNELSSELHFKAFLHDDIKSLTLLPFSCNDDFVANPRLYDMNSLPLELSQGELGKLVVKKFEWEDDTLKVFYTAEGKIPLIQSEYLGLYDSQGNFLKNKSSYIQVSPENQHDFVMCFKGVSKNKKYKIGTSRIEEFYQLDEASKVTIDLK
- a CDS encoding sigma-70 family RNA polymerase sigma factor, translated to MKINEDNFAVELKKGNPKALDYIYSKYIGLVYKIVINVLRDVTSHEDIEECVSDIFVGIWINASKYNSEITTFDKWLVAVSKYKAIDYLRKATKNPQIVELEDSITNGDTSTEDIIIQNNDLNTVYNLISDMEETDKKIFIRRYLLDQKIIDIAKDLQLRRSAVDNRLTRGRKSIKNKWNEIMGGN
- the hsdR gene encoding type I restriction-modification system endonuclease, whose product is MSNFTFLKEKWPILENLGRLAERNLYIDSNTTFIKCGMFGEIVVQYMFSMEKIDYTSIADDNNHNNRIKLLKKEDLIPEDIDNILHMLRIKRNSAAHQGYEDVEKAKVQLELTFKLAVWFMQTYGDWEFEPKEFEEPKENEYGENIIDIAKAYEEKYKALEAELNILKTQEKDKGQLEKRKEQGKNASKKIDLTEAETRIIIDSQLRSAGWEVDTINLRYSKGTKPQKGKNLAISEWPTYSEDKGHGAVDYALFIGERLVGFIEAKKFSKDVAGTIIEAKTYAKGVKEEHTDYVISKWNEYKVPFLFSANGRKYIKEIEDKSGVHFLDCRDKKNNPKVLQGWYSPEKLDDMLNENIEEANKSLDELSFEFLQSENSIGLRYYQVDAIKAVEKAIIEGKETALITMATGTGKTRTVLGLIYRLIKTNRYKRILFLVDRTSLGDQAMDTFKEVKLEDLKTLNQIYNINGLDEKLIDKETKVHISTIQAMVKRIMYNEEETNIPTVGDYDCVIVDEAHRGYTLDKEMSDSEVQWRDNKDFLSKYKKVIEYFDAFKVALTATPALHTSMIFGTPVYNYSYRDAVIDGYLVDHEPPHLIETELTRDGIHYKKGDKVAKYNKFTGELINGAELEDDVEFEIDQFNKRIVVEAHTRAALEEVAKYIDPENDEGKTLIFAASDAHADMIVRVLKEIFKETVGGVDDNSILKITGAIKDADLAIKKFKNETYPKVVVTVDLLSTGIDVPKIDKIVFLRRIKSRILYEQMLGRATRLCDDINKTHFEIFDCVRLYEALKDMTNMKPVAANQNTSFKILKETLERTDSKEEKEQTIKKVIAKLQRKKKLIDENEKLIFKNLCNNKTPEEFIKDLKEGDIEVATKAIIRNNALIEYLDEKYSSDEIIIISDKKDKVVSHARGYGKGKKPQDYINEFKKYIEENKNTIQALEVVCTRPQELTKESLKQLKAILDKDGFNEEYLKTAWKDLKNEEIVADIIAFIRQQALGSPLESNEERVKRAITKIKKEYKLTKPQENWITRIEKVMLKEVVIDKETLDTGSFKTQGGGFDRLNEKLFNSNLGDIIKKIKTYMFESIG
- a CDS encoding Fic family protein, translated to MLKKIDDKKSILDSKRPLKKEVIDNLKKYFDVELTYNSNAIEGNTLTITETKVILEDGITIGKGKTLREHLEVINHKEAIDYIEDIVKQNIDISERTIKDLHYIILKTIDSKSAGQYRNANVLISGSNHRPVEHFLVPEKMNELVQWYNDNKGKLHPIELAAEFHFRYVYIHPFIDGNGRSARLLMNLILMRSGYPISVINNEDRDEYMKALEIASTTGDKKDFINIVAKAVDKSLDTYLYITQ
- a CDS encoding N-6 DNA methylase; amino-acid sequence: MNTQEIVSKLWNLCNVLRDDGITYHQYVTELTYILFLKMAKETGAEDKLPQGYKWDDLKTKSGIELKTFYKELLNHLGEETTGIVQQIYQGSATNIEEPKNLEKIITTIDGLDWYSAKEEGLGNLYEGLLEKNASEKKSGAGQYFTPRVLIDVMVKLIDPRPGEKCNDPAAGTFGFMIGADHYLKEKTDNYFDLDTDLAEFQRTKAFSGCELVHETHRLALMNAMLHGIEGNIILGDTLTNVGKQMNQLDVVLSNPPFGTKKGGERATRDDLTYMTSNKQLNFLQHIYRSLKADNKARAAVVLPDNVLFQEGDGTKIREDLMDKCNLHTILRLPTGIFYAQGVKTNVLFFTRGKEDKGNTKEVWFYDLRTNMPSFGKTNPLKETHFEDFIKAYTADNREAVEDERWNKFTREQIKEKNDNLDLGLIKDDSILDYEDLPDPIESAEEAVAKLEEATDLLMSVIKELRALESEE